A window of the Desulfovibrio sp. Fe33 genome harbors these coding sequences:
- a CDS encoding EAL domain-containing protein, which produces MSGQAESKVDERKIREIINSRDVTPLFQPVVSITTKSIIGFEVYSRSGQNNGIGSDTLFNENLSPDVIVEVDRLCRSRALEQFKPIHAHYGQLLLFLNVNPLIIPEVGKQSRFVVDQINASGIPMSNVILECPLNAPYLDEIEEYTRSLREVGLMVCLDNCAVDHPFSHILSRVKPAYVKINRSFFAGEEDGGNSRRTLEAFMDQACRVGSVVAAQCVESEEESLRLLSCGVQLQQGYYYAKEDGALGDDPARQFFDKMAVVHKKYKAAKHQQVREKKELFSDIFRTATSICNKLANMTEDRFEDACRSLVQDRKGVISLFVVDDRGVQVTRRSHRGKGASVVQGTPRGADLSAEDYVLYLDMGYDKFVTQPFVSAYTGERACIVSRPFFSLSGLRYTACMEMACQAGC; this is translated from the coding sequence ATGTCAGGGCAAGCCGAAAGCAAGGTCGATGAGCGGAAGATTCGGGAAATCATCAATTCCCGGGATGTGACCCCCCTTTTTCAACCTGTTGTTTCCATCACCACCAAGTCCATTATCGGCTTTGAGGTTTATTCGCGAAGCGGTCAGAACAACGGAATCGGTTCCGATACGCTTTTCAACGAGAACTTGAGCCCGGACGTCATTGTGGAAGTCGATCGGCTGTGCCGGTCGCGGGCCTTGGAACAGTTCAAGCCCATTCATGCGCATTACGGACAACTGCTCCTGTTTCTGAACGTCAATCCGCTCATTATTCCGGAGGTCGGCAAACAGAGCCGGTTCGTCGTGGATCAGATCAATGCCTCCGGGATTCCCATGTCCAACGTGATTCTGGAATGCCCCTTGAACGCCCCGTATCTCGACGAGATCGAGGAGTATACGCGGTCCCTGCGCGAGGTCGGTCTCATGGTCTGCCTGGACAATTGCGCCGTGGACCATCCCTTCAGTCATATTTTGTCCCGGGTTAAACCCGCCTACGTCAAGATCAACCGGTCCTTCTTCGCCGGGGAGGAAGACGGCGGCAATTCCCGCAGGACCCTGGAAGCCTTCATGGACCAGGCCTGCCGGGTGGGAAGCGTGGTCGCGGCCCAGTGCGTCGAGAGCGAGGAGGAGTCCCTCCGGCTGCTTTCCTGTGGGGTCCAATTGCAGCAAGGGTACTATTACGCCAAGGAGGACGGGGCTCTGGGCGACGATCCGGCCCGCCAGTTCTTCGACAAAATGGCCGTGGTCCACAAGAAGTACAAGGCGGCGAAGCATCAGCAGGTTCGGGAGAAGAAGGAGCTGTTCAGCGACATCTTTCGAACCGCGACCTCCATCTGCAACAAGCTCGCGAACATGACCGAGGACCGGTTCGAGGACGCGTGCAGGTCTCTGGTGCAGGACAGGAAAGGAGTCATTTCCCTGTTCGTGGTGGACGACAGGGGCGTGCAGGTTACTCGCCGGTCGCACCGCGGCAAGGGCGCCAGCGTGGTCCAGGGCACGCCCAGGGGGGCGGACCTCTCGGCCGAGGATTATGTGCTTTATCTCGACATGGGGTACGACAAGTTCGTCACGCAGCCTTTTGTTTCGGCGTATACCGGGGAGCGGGCCTGCATTGTCAGCCGCCCGTTCTTCAGCCTGAGCGGCTTGCGTTACACGGCCTGCATGGAGATGGCCTGCCAGGCCGGCTGTTGA
- a CDS encoding SLC13 family permease: MGSLMDVTSYLWGRLPLILLFACGYLVYQLMAATRITDGFVSWALRRSGGKASRVLLYIIAASAALSSFIPNTITVLTLIPMLKRLDRDFADRGVSGMTTVLMCSAIYGAAIGGMGSMIGSPANAVLFAALDLFEVAGRDHVTFFNWFVWSVPLVVVFVLAAWFVAAWLGLPKAARNVVVDVPGAASAAGADARQRYGARLFWLYMGYFVFEAVARENLPGFAGVSPALSLGFAVVFLFLLFIRRAPSGGGRSGPLLTVGGLLYSVPRRGLAFILALAALVGIVHWTGLDQRTVALAGELLRGDMSPRLLFLLTIVAVIFLTECLSNTAVVAAFFTIAYYAAQGHGMDPLPLMIAVGVSSTCAFMTPIATTSNALAFGEMKGASLRAMFGLGFVLNCLGAAILTGWLSWVLPRLY; this comes from the coding sequence GTGGGATCGCTGATGGATGTAACTTCCTATCTGTGGGGCCGACTGCCCCTGATTCTGCTTTTCGCGTGCGGATACCTCGTATACCAACTCATGGCCGCGACGCGCATCACGGACGGGTTCGTGTCCTGGGCGCTCCGGCGCAGCGGGGGAAAAGCCTCGCGGGTCCTGCTTTACATCATCGCGGCTTCGGCGGCGCTTTCTTCCTTTATTCCCAACACGATCACGGTTTTGACCCTGATCCCGATGCTGAAACGGCTGGACCGCGATTTCGCGGATCGGGGAGTGTCGGGCATGACCACGGTGCTCATGTGTTCCGCCATCTACGGCGCGGCCATAGGGGGTATGGGCTCCATGATCGGCTCGCCTGCCAACGCTGTGCTTTTTGCGGCCCTGGATCTGTTCGAGGTGGCGGGCCGCGACCACGTGACCTTCTTTAATTGGTTCGTCTGGTCGGTGCCGCTGGTGGTCGTCTTTGTATTGGCGGCCTGGTTCGTGGCCGCTTGGCTGGGGCTGCCGAAAGCGGCCCGGAACGTGGTCGTGGACGTGCCCGGCGCCGCCTCCGCCGCCGGGGCAGACGCCCGCCAGCGGTACGGCGCGCGGTTGTTCTGGCTGTATATGGGGTATTTTGTCTTCGAGGCCGTGGCCAGGGAAAACCTGCCCGGATTCGCCGGGGTGTCGCCCGCGCTGAGCCTGGGGTTCGCCGTGGTGTTCCTGTTTCTGCTTTTCATCCGGCGCGCTCCGTCCGGTGGCGGACGCTCGGGGCCGCTGCTCACCGTGGGCGGGTTGCTCTACTCGGTTCCGCGTCGGGGACTGGCCTTCATCTTGGCGCTGGCCGCGTTGGTCGGCATCGTCCACTGGACCGGTCTGGATCAAAGGACGGTGGCGCTGGCCGGAGAACTGCTCAGGGGCGACATGTCCCCGCGCCTGTTGTTCCTGTTGACCATCGTTGCGGTAATCTTCCTCACCGAATGCCTTTCCAATACGGCGGTGGTCGCCGCGTTCTTCACCATCGCCTATTATGCGGCGCAGGGACACGGGATGGACCCGCTGCCCCTGATGATCGCGGTAGGCGTTTCCTCCACCTGCGCTTTCATGACCCCCATAGCCACCACCTCCAATGCGCTGGCCTTCGGCGAAATGAAAGGGGCGTCCCTAAGGGCCATGTTCGGCCTGGGGTTCGTTCTCAACTGCCTGGGCGCGGCGATCCTGACGGGTTGGTTGAGCTGGGTTCTGCCTCGCCTGTATTGA